The genomic interval CAGGCGCAACATAGCAACGGACGAGATCAAAAGCCCGATCCGTCCTGTGAACTATGTTCCGCCGCAACGCCATTACCGCGAGGTTTCGGCAGGGCATCTGGTGCAGGAAGCGGCTTGATATAGAGGAAACTGCGCAGGGATAGGTGCCTCTGTGTTCACGACGTCATCCTCGGTCTTGTGCCGAGGATCTGCCAATGTCTCGTAAATCGGTGCATTGCAGATGCTTGCGACAGGCCCGAGCATGACGGAGGAAATGTTTTGCATCTTCTTTAGAGGTGCCCGGTCCCGCCAAACGCTTCGCTCAGTCGCTGTGCCGTTTGACAGGCGGCCTGAAAAAATGCCAGCAAATGCTCGAGCATAATTCTTAGAGGGCGGCGGCATGGCCAGACGGAACGACGCACATGGACGGCTGGATGATGCGGCGCGTGCTGGTTGGCTTTATTATGTCGCGGGCCGCACGCAGGACGAGATCGCCGCTGCCATGGGCATATCCCGGCAATCGGCGCAGCGGCTGGTATCGCTGGCCGTTGCCGAGCGGTTGATCAAGGTCCGGCTCGATCATCCCATCGCCGCCTGTCTCGAAAAAGCGGAGCGGCTGAAGCAGAAATTCGACCTTAGATATATCGAGGTGGTGCCGAGCGATCCCGCTGGCGTTTCCTCCACGGTCGGCATTGCCGAGGCCGGCGCGGCGGAAATCGAGCGCTGGCTGAAAAATGCCGATCCCATCGTGCTTGCCATCGGCACCGGCCGTACGCTGAAGGCTGCTGTGGACCAACTGCCGCCGATGGAATGTCCGCAGCACCGCATCGTGTCACTGACAGGCAATATCGGGCCGGATGGATCGGCCGCCTATTACAACGTCATCTTCAGTATGGCCGATGCCATCAAGGCGCGGCATTTCCCGATGCCGCTGCCGGTTCTCTGCTCGTCTGCGGAAGAGCGGGAACTGCTGCACGACCAGTCCATGGTGCGCTCCACGCTGGCGCTGGGTGCAGCCGCCAATGTCACCTTCGTCGGCGTCGGCGAACTGGGAGAAAATGCACCGCTCTGCGTTGATGGTTTTCTCGGTGTCGACGAGATGAAGGCCCTGATGGCAAGCGGTGCGATCGGCGAAATCTGCGGCTGGATGTATGATGCCAACGGCCGCATTCTCGACCATTCCGTCAACGAGCGCGTCGCCTCCGTTCCCATTCCGTCCAGAGAGACCTGCACGGTCATCGGCATGGCGCAGGGCGCGCGCAAGAATGCCTCGATTCTCGCGGCACTGAGGGGTGGTCTTTTGAACGGCCTCATCACCGACGAAGCGACAAGTGAATATTTGCTCACACACTGAGCAAAAATTAATCCATTAAAATCAATAGTTTGATTTTTCCATGTGCGCCGCAGCACAGGATGTTGCTTGACTTTTTTCGGCTGCGGGTGAGTAAATGCCCCAGAGCAAAGCGAATGCTCATAAATTTCTTCTGGGAGGAAGATATGACATTGAAGACCATTTTGCTGGGCGCATGCTCGGCACTCGCCTTTCCGACCCTTGCTTCCGCCGAAACGCTGACCATCGCCACCGTCAACAACGGCGACATGATCCGCATGCAGGGTCTGACCTCCGACTTCACCACCAAGAACCCCGACATCAAGGTGGAATGGGTCACGCTTGAAGAAAACGTCCTGCGCGAGCGCGTGACGACCGATATCGCCACCAATGGCGGTCAGTACGACATCATGACCATCGGCAACTATGAAGTGCCGATCTGGGCCAAGCAGGGCTGGCTGCTGCCGCTCGAAAAGCTTGGCGACAAATACGACGTGGATGATATTCTGCCGGCGATCCGTGGTGGTCTTTCCAGCGAAGGCAAGCTTTATGCGGCGCCGTTCTACGGCGAATCCGCCATGATCATGTATCGCAAGGACCTGTTTGAAAAAGCCGGCCTGAAGATGCCTGAAAACCCGACCTGGGAATTCATCGGTGACGCTGCCCGCAAGATTACCGATCGCAAGGCGGATATCAACGGCATGTGCCTGCGCGGCAAGGCTGGCTGGGGCGAGAACATGGCCTTCATCAGCGCGCTCACCAACTCCTTTGGCGGCCGCTGGTTCGATGAGAACTGGAAGCCGCAGTTCGATCAGCCGGAATGGAAGAGTGCTCTTCAGTTCTACGTCGATCTGATGAAGGATGCCGGTCCGTCGGGTGCTTCCTCCAACGGCTTCAACGAAAACCTGACGCTGTTCCAGCAGGGCAAATGTGGCATGTGGATCGATGCCACGGTGGCTGCTTCCTTCGTTTCAAACCCGAAGGATTCGACCGTTGCCGACAAGGTCGGTTATGCGCTCTTCCCGACGCATGGCGAGCTGAAGAACCATGGCAACTGGTTGTGGTCCTGGAACCTTGCTATCCCGAAGAGCTCGCAGAAGGCGGATGCCGCCGAGAAGTTCATCTCCTGGGCAACAAGCAAGGAATATACCCAACTCGTCGCTGCCAAGGAAGGCTGGGCAAACGTGCCTCCGGGTACCCGCACCTCGCTTTACAAGAATGCTGACTATGAAAAAGCAGCCGCCTTCGCCAAGCCGACGCTTGCTGCGATGGATGCCGCCGATATCACCAAGCCGACCGTAAAGCCCGTGCCTTACACCGGCGGTCAGTTCGTGGCGATCCCTGAATTCCAGGCGCTCGGCACCACGGTCGGTCAGCTGTTCTCGGCGGTCGTTGCCGGCCAGTCCAGTGTCGACGATGCGCTTGCCAGCGCCCAGTCGACAGCGACGCGTGAAATGACCCGCGCCGGTTACATCAAGTAATCCTCCTGAAGATCGCTGTCCGGCGCCAATGCCGGGCAGCGAACCTTGGGGGCGCAAGCCGCGAGCTGCGCGGCGGCCTTTAAGCCTTTCAAATCAAAACTGGAATGAGCCGGTTCTTCCGGATATGCCGGGGGCATTTCGTGATGCCCGAGCCCATGGGGAGGTTAGTGCAATGGCAACACGAAACACGAGCGGTCTGGCGCGGGTTATGCTTGCGCCTTCGGTGCTGCTTTTGCTGGTGTGGATGATCGTGCCCCTGGCGATGACGCTGTGGTTTTCGTTCCAGAACTACAATCTGCTCAACCCTGCCAATGTCAGCTTTGCGGGCCTGTTCAATTACCAGTATTTCTATACCGATCCGGCCTTCTTCCAGTCGATCTTCAACACGCTTGCCATCGTCGGCGGCGTGCTTCTGATCACTGTCATCGGCGGTATTGCGATTGCGCTTCTGCTTGACCAGGACATCTTCGGTCAGGGCATTGTGCGCATCATGATCATCTCGCCCTTCTTCGTCATGCCGCCTGTTGCGGCGCTGGTGTGGAAGAACATGATCATGCATCCCGGTTACGGCGTGCTTGCCGATCTGTCGCGCTTCTTCGGCCTGCAGCCGGTCGACTGGTTCGCGCAGTTTCCGCTGCTCTCCATCATCATCATCGTCGCCTGGCAATGGCTGCCCTTTGCAACGCTGATCCTGCTCACCGCCCTGCAGTCGCTCGATGGCGAGCAGAAGGAAGCGGCCGAGATGGATGGCGCCAACTTCATCAACCGCTTCATCTACCTGACGCTGCCGCATCTTGCCCGCGCCATCACCGTCGTCATCCTCATCCAGACGATCTTCCTGCTCGGCGTTTACGCGGAAATCCTCGTCACCACCAATGGCGGCCCCGGCTACGCCTCGACCAACCTTGCCTTCCTCATCTATCGCACGGCGCTTCTGGGCTACGACGTCGGCGGCGCATCGGCCGGTGGCATCATCGCCGTCGTGCTCGCCAATATCGTCGCCATCTTCCTGATGCGCGCCGTCGGCAAGAACCTCGACCGTTAAGGAGAAGCGATCATGGCCCGCAAGACAACGACACGCGCAAAGATCGGCTTCACCATCGCGGCATGGGCCGTGGCGCTTTTGCTGTTCTTCCCGATCCTTTACGCCTTCCTCACGTCGATCAAGACCGAGCCGGAGGCGATCGCAGGCTTCAGCCTCATTCCCTCGGGCACGCTCGAAAACTACATCACCGTGCAGACCCAGCGCGATTACTTCAAGCCGTTCATGAACTCGGTCGTGCTGTCGCTCGGCTCGACGATCATCGCGCTCATGATCGCCATTCCCGCCGCCTGGGCCATGGCATTCTCGCCGACCAAACGCACCAAGGACATTTTGATGTGGATGCTCTCCACCAAGATGATGCCGGGGGTGGCGGTGCTGGTGCCGATCTACCTGATCTTCCGCAATGCCGGCCTGCTCGATACCCGCATTGGGCTGACCGTCATGCTCACCTTCATCAACCTGCCGATCGTGGTGTGGATGCTTTATACCTACTTCCGCGAAATCCCCGGCGAGATCCTGGAAGCAGCGCGCATGGATGGTGCCTCGCTCTGGAACGAGATCGTGCATGTACTGACACCAATGGCGGTTCCGGGTATTGCCTCGACGCTGCTCCTGAACGTCATTCTTGCCTGGAACGAATCTTTCTGGACCATCCGGCTGACGACCACCAATGCGGCACCGCTGACGGCCTTCATCGCCTCCTTCTCCTCACCGCAGGGGCTGTTCTGGGCCAAGCTCTCGGCCGCCTCGATGATGGCGATCGCCCCCATTCTCGTCATCGGCTGGTTCTCGCAGAAACAACTCGTGCGTGGCCTCACCTTTGGCGCCGTGAAATAAGGAACGACAATAATGGGCAGCATTTCCCTTCAGAACGTGTCCAAGCTCTTCGGCGAGGCAAAAGTCATCCCGTCGATCGATCTCGATATCCATGACGGCGAGTTCGTCGTCTTCGTCGGCCCGTCCGGCTGCGGCAAGTCAACGCTGCTGCGCCTGATTGCCGGGCTGGAAGACGTCTCCGGCGGCAGAATAGTCATCGACGGCAACGACGCCACCGAAAAGGCCCCGGCCGAGCGCGGCCTTGCCATGGTGTTCCAGTCCTATGCGCTTTATCCGCATATGAGCGTGCGCAACAACATCGCCTTCCCGCTGAAGATGGCCAAGCTCGACAAGGCCGTCATCGACAAGAAGGTCGACGATGCCGCCCGCATCCTCAACCTCACCGATTATCTCGAACGCCGGCCCTCGCAACTGTCCGGCGGCCAACGTCAGCGCGTGGCCATCGGCCGCGCCATCGTGCGCGAACCGAAGGCGTTCCTGTTTGACGAGCCGCTCTCCAACCTCGATGCGGCGCTGCGCGGCACCATGCGGCTGGAAATCTCCGAGCTGCACAACACGCTGAAGACGACGATGATCTACGTCACCCACGACCAGGTGGAAGCCATGACCATGGCCGACAAGATCGTTGTCCTCAACCGCGGCAATATCGAGCAGGTCGGCTCGCCGATGGAGCTTTACCGCTCGCCCGCCAACCTCTTCGTCGCCGGCTTCATCGGCTCGCCGCGCATGAACCTGGTGACCGGCGATTACGCCCGGCAAAAGGGTGCGACCACCGCCGGCGTGCGGCCCGAGCACCTGACGCTGTCGAAAGAAACCGGCCTGTGGCAGGGCAAGGTCACGGTTGCCGAACATCTCGGCTCCGACACCTTCCTCCACCTCGACGTCCCCGGCATCGGCCCCATCACCGCCAGAACCGACGGTGAATTCGAATGCAAACACGGCGATACCGTCTTCATCACACCAGATGATGCCAAAATCCACAGGTTCGATGACAAGGGCATCGCGATATGACGCGAAGACCGGAAGGCAAATCCGCGCTGCGTGCCGGGTACCTGTCATCCGGTCCTGGCACAAACAACGTTTCCCCTTCGAGGATCGTGACATGACATGCAAACTCTCCCTCGCCACGCTTGATGAAGCCAAAAAAACCGCGGCGATTCCGTCCTATTCCCGGGCCGATCTTTCCGCCGGAATCGTGCATTTCGGCGTCGGCAATTTCCACCGCGCCCATCAGGCGGTCTATCTGGACGACCTGTTCAACACCGGCGCGGACCACGACTTCGCCATCATTGGTGCGGGTGTACTGCCATCGGACGCGGTAATGCGCGAAAAACTTGCCGCACAGGATTTCCTGACCACGGTGGTAGAGCAGGACAATAATCGCACCGGTGCGCGCGTCACCGGGCCAATGATCGACATTCTGAAGGTTGGCGATACCCAAGGCATTATCGACACGCTCGCAGATCCGAAAATCCGAATTGTTTCGATGACGATTACCGAAGGCGGTTATTTCATCGATGCTTCCGGCTCCTTCAATCCGCAGCATCCCGCGATTGCCGAGGATGGCAGGAACCCGTCTTCCCCGAAAACCGTGTTCGGCCTTATCGTTGCCGGGCTGAAGGCGCGGCGCGACAAGGGGCTTTCACCCTTCACCGTCATGTCCTGCGACAACATTCCCCATAATGGCAAGGTCACCAAAAACGCGGTGGTCGGTCTCGCCGCCTTGTTCGATCCGGCCTTCGCCAACTGGATCGGCGACAACGTCGCTTTCCCCAATTCGATGGTCGACCGCATCACCCCCGCCACGGGAGAGCGCGAACGCAATATCGCCCGTGACGATTTCGGCATCGAGGACAATTGGCCGGTCTTCTGCGAAGAGTTCAAGCAATGGGTGATGGAGGATAATTTCCCGGCGGGCCGCCCGGCGCTCGAAACGGCGGGCGTTCAGTTCGTCAAGGATGTTGCGCCTTACGAGCACATGAAGATCCGCATCCTCAATGGCGGCCATGCGGCGATCGCCTATCCGGCAGCGCTGCTCGACATCCATTTCGTGCATGAGGCGATGGAGCATCCGCTGATCCGGGCGTTTCTGGCAAAGCTCGAAAAGGAAGAGATCATCCCGGTCATTCCGCCCGTACCCGATACCGATCTTGGCGAATATTTCGGCCTGATCGAACGGCGTTTCCTCAACCCGAAAATCGGCGATACCATTCCGCGCCTCGCGCAGGATGGCTCCAACCGCCAGCCGAAATTCATCCTGCCCTCCACCGCCGACCGTCTGGCGCGCGGTGAAGATATTGTCGGTCTGTCGCTGGTTTCAGCACTGTGGTGCCGTTATTTCTACGGCACCTCCGACAGCGGCAGGCAAATCACCTTCAACGACGCCAGCGCCGAGAGGCTACAGGCGGCAGCCACAAAGGCCAAGGACGACCCGATGGCCTTCCTTTCACTTGACGATATCTTCGGGGAGGTTGCCGAATCGGAGCTTTTCCGTAAACGCTTCTCTCATGCATTGACGACACTGTGGCACGAAGGCACGGCGAAGACCTTGCAGCTTTATCTGGATGACAAGCTGGCTGAAAAGTGACGTGAGATGCGAGACGGAACCGGACCTCTTCTGATTTTCGACTGCGACGGCGTTCTGGTCGACAGCGAGCCGGTCTCCATCTCGGTTCTTCTCGACATGCTCTCCCATCTTGGCGTGGAGATGGGGGAGGAAGAGGCCTACAACCGCTTTCTCGGTCGCAGCGTTGCCAGCATGACGACGACTTTGTTTGAGGAATACGGTATCGAGACCGACATCGATTTTCTCGAGCATATGCGCGCGACGCTGTTTGAGCGTTTCCGCACCGAGTTGCGTCCCATCGCCGGCATTGCCGAAACGCTGGACAGGCTGGTGGCCTTCAAACGCTGCGTTGCCTCCTCAAGTCAACCGGAACGCATCCGTTACTCGCTGGGGCTGACCGGTCTCATCGATAAATTTGAGCCGCATGTTTTCAGCGCCACCATGGTGAAGAACGGCAAGCCGGCACCCGACCTTTTCCTGCATGCGGCGAGGCTGATGGGCACTGATGCGCGTCAGTGCATCGTGATCGAGGACAGCCCGGCGGGCATTGCGGCGGCGAAGGCAGCCGGCATGGCGGTTTTTGCCTTCACCGGCGGCTCGCATGCGCGGTTTCCGGCATTTCGCGAAAAGATCGCGGAGCTCGGGGCCAATGCCACGTTTGACGCCATGGAAGATTTGGTTCAACTTGTCGGCGATTATATGGGGAAGGGCGGTTTTGACAGCCAGGTGGAACGTGACGCAGGCTGAAGGAAACCATGCCTGCCACCGCCCGGAGGTCGTTACGCGAGGGATGGAACTGAAGTCTTGATGCGTCAAAATCTCGTCGCTGTCGATGTCGGAACGGCGAGCGCCCGCGCCGGGATTTTCGACCCGACCGGCAGGCTTCTCGCCCGCTCAACCCATCCCATCCTGATGCAAAGGCCGCAGGAAAACCATGCCGAACACGATTCCACCGATATATGGAACGCCGTCTGCCTTGCGGTGAGAGCAGCGCTTGCCGACGCGGGTGTGTCACCCGACAGCATAGCCGCCAT from Agrobacterium tumefaciens carries:
- a CDS encoding sugar-binding transcriptional regulator, with the translated sequence MARRNDAHGRLDDAARAGWLYYVAGRTQDEIAAAMGISRQSAQRLVSLAVAERLIKVRLDHPIAACLEKAERLKQKFDLRYIEVVPSDPAGVSSTVGIAEAGAAEIERWLKNADPIVLAIGTGRTLKAAVDQLPPMECPQHRIVSLTGNIGPDGSAAYYNVIFSMADAIKARHFPMPLPVLCSSAEERELLHDQSMVRSTLALGAAANVTFVGVGELGENAPLCVDGFLGVDEMKALMASGAIGEICGWMYDANGRILDHSVNERVASVPIPSRETCTVIGMAQGARKNASILAALRGGLLNGLITDEATSEYLLTH
- a CDS encoding ABC transporter substrate-binding protein, with protein sequence MTLKTILLGACSALAFPTLASAETLTIATVNNGDMIRMQGLTSDFTTKNPDIKVEWVTLEENVLRERVTTDIATNGGQYDIMTIGNYEVPIWAKQGWLLPLEKLGDKYDVDDILPAIRGGLSSEGKLYAAPFYGESAMIMYRKDLFEKAGLKMPENPTWEFIGDAARKITDRKADINGMCLRGKAGWGENMAFISALTNSFGGRWFDENWKPQFDQPEWKSALQFYVDLMKDAGPSGASSNGFNENLTLFQQGKCGMWIDATVAASFVSNPKDSTVADKVGYALFPTHGELKNHGNWLWSWNLAIPKSSQKADAAEKFISWATSKEYTQLVAAKEGWANVPPGTRTSLYKNADYEKAAAFAKPTLAAMDAADITKPTVKPVPYTGGQFVAIPEFQALGTTVGQLFSAVVAGQSSVDDALASAQSTATREMTRAGYIK
- a CDS encoding carbohydrate ABC transporter permease is translated as MATRNTSGLARVMLAPSVLLLLVWMIVPLAMTLWFSFQNYNLLNPANVSFAGLFNYQYFYTDPAFFQSIFNTLAIVGGVLLITVIGGIAIALLLDQDIFGQGIVRIMIISPFFVMPPVAALVWKNMIMHPGYGVLADLSRFFGLQPVDWFAQFPLLSIIIIVAWQWLPFATLILLTALQSLDGEQKEAAEMDGANFINRFIYLTLPHLARAITVVILIQTIFLLGVYAEILVTTNGGPGYASTNLAFLIYRTALLGYDVGGASAGGIIAVVLANIVAIFLMRAVGKNLDR
- a CDS encoding carbohydrate ABC transporter permease, whose amino-acid sequence is MARKTTTRAKIGFTIAAWAVALLLFFPILYAFLTSIKTEPEAIAGFSLIPSGTLENYITVQTQRDYFKPFMNSVVLSLGSTIIALMIAIPAAWAMAFSPTKRTKDILMWMLSTKMMPGVAVLVPIYLIFRNAGLLDTRIGLTVMLTFINLPIVVWMLYTYFREIPGEILEAARMDGASLWNEIVHVLTPMAVPGIASTLLLNVILAWNESFWTIRLTTTNAAPLTAFIASFSSPQGLFWAKLSAASMMAIAPILVIGWFSQKQLVRGLTFGAVK
- a CDS encoding ABC transporter ATP-binding protein; translated protein: MGSISLQNVSKLFGEAKVIPSIDLDIHDGEFVVFVGPSGCGKSTLLRLIAGLEDVSGGRIVIDGNDATEKAPAERGLAMVFQSYALYPHMSVRNNIAFPLKMAKLDKAVIDKKVDDAARILNLTDYLERRPSQLSGGQRQRVAIGRAIVREPKAFLFDEPLSNLDAALRGTMRLEISELHNTLKTTMIYVTHDQVEAMTMADKIVVLNRGNIEQVGSPMELYRSPANLFVAGFIGSPRMNLVTGDYARQKGATTAGVRPEHLTLSKETGLWQGKVTVAEHLGSDTFLHLDVPGIGPITARTDGEFECKHGDTVFITPDDAKIHRFDDKGIAI
- a CDS encoding mannitol dehydrogenase family protein, with the protein product MTCKLSLATLDEAKKTAAIPSYSRADLSAGIVHFGVGNFHRAHQAVYLDDLFNTGADHDFAIIGAGVLPSDAVMREKLAAQDFLTTVVEQDNNRTGARVTGPMIDILKVGDTQGIIDTLADPKIRIVSMTITEGGYFIDASGSFNPQHPAIAEDGRNPSSPKTVFGLIVAGLKARRDKGLSPFTVMSCDNIPHNGKVTKNAVVGLAALFDPAFANWIGDNVAFPNSMVDRITPATGERERNIARDDFGIEDNWPVFCEEFKQWVMEDNFPAGRPALETAGVQFVKDVAPYEHMKIRILNGGHAAIAYPAALLDIHFVHEAMEHPLIRAFLAKLEKEEIIPVIPPVPDTDLGEYFGLIERRFLNPKIGDTIPRLAQDGSNRQPKFILPSTADRLARGEDIVGLSLVSALWCRYFYGTSDSGRQITFNDASAERLQAAATKAKDDPMAFLSLDDIFGEVAESELFRKRFSHALTTLWHEGTAKTLQLYLDDKLAEK
- a CDS encoding HAD family hydrolase produces the protein MRDGTGPLLIFDCDGVLVDSEPVSISVLLDMLSHLGVEMGEEEAYNRFLGRSVASMTTTLFEEYGIETDIDFLEHMRATLFERFRTELRPIAGIAETLDRLVAFKRCVASSSQPERIRYSLGLTGLIDKFEPHVFSATMVKNGKPAPDLFLHAARLMGTDARQCIVIEDSPAGIAAAKAAGMAVFAFTGGSHARFPAFREKIAELGANATFDAMEDLVQLVGDYMGKGGFDSQVERDAG